A single Neospora caninum Liverpool complete genome, chromosome VIIb DNA region contains:
- a CDS encoding Adenylosuccinate lyase, related has translation MGRFSMEDALKVKEVEKKTNHDLKAVEYVLKEKLESTEVTADLSAFTHFGCTSEDVNNLAFAICFKEAVERQLLPAMESLAEALHARAVECADVPLLSLTHGQPATPTTFGKEIANFEWRVRNALKRVREVDFRGKYNGAVGNFNALVVADARVAWPVVARDFVESMGLVYQPYSTQIEQHDWLAELCDAFARFNSILLDFDRDMWLYISRDLLKLRVVAGEVGSSTMPHKVNPIDFENSEGNLELANALLRFFSTKLPVSRMQRDLSDSTVLRNVGVAFGHCLVAYESTKKGLGRVDVNRAAMLRELENHWAVLGEPMQTVLRKRGVRNAYEKLKSATRGQAIDKERMQDIVEACGADLLPEDVDALRSLTPATYTGLAAELARTVVDAVKEESSKKRQKTETL, from the exons ATGGGGCGCTTCTCGATGGAAGACGCCCTCAAAGTGAaggaggtggagaagaagaccaaCCACGACTTGAAAGCGGTTGAGTACGTCCTGAAG GAGAAACTCGAGTCGACGGAAGTGACCGCCGATCTCTCCGCCTTCACACACTTTGGCTGCACGAGTGAAGACGTGAACAATCTCGCCTTCGCTATCTGTTTCAAAGAGGCTGTCGAGAGGCAACTCCTCCCGGCCATGGAGAGTCTCGCAGAGGCGCTACACGCACGAGCCGTGGAG TGCGCCGACGTTCCGCTGCTCTCGCTCACGCATGGCCAACCTGCGACGCCCACGACGTTCGGCAAGGAGATCGCGAACTTCGAATGGCGAGTGCGCAACGCGCTCAAAAG AGTCCGAGAGGTGGATTTCCGAGGCAAGTACAATGGAGCTGTGGGGAACTTCAACGCCCTCGTTGTCGCCGACGCACGCGTCGCCTGGCCTGTCGTGGCGCGCGATTTCGTCGAG AGTATGGGACTCGTGTACCAACCATACAGCACGCAGATTGAGCAGCACGACTGGCTCGCGGAGCTTTgcgacgccttcgcgcgctTCAACTCGATCCTCCTCGATTTTGATCGCGACATGTGGCTGTACATCTCGAG AGACTTGCTGAAGctgcgcgtcgtcgccggCGAGGTCGGGAGCTCGACGATGCCCCACAAGGTGAATCCGATTGACTTCGAGAACTCGGAGGGAAACCTGGAACTCGCGAACGcgctgcttcgcttcttcag CACGAAGCTCCCGGTCTCGCGAATGCAGAGAGATTTGTCGGACTCGACCGTTTTGCGAAATGTCGGAGTCGCGTTTGGACACTGCCTGGTTGCGTACGAATCCACAAAGAAGGGACTCGGCCGAGTCGACGTGAATCGTGCAGCAATGCTGAGAGAGCTCGAGAACCACTGGGCAGTCCTCGGCGAGCCGATGCAAACCGTGTTGAGGAA GAGGGGAGTGAGGAACGCGTACGAGAAGTTGAAGAGCGCGACTCGGGGACAAGCAATCGACAaagaacgcatgcaagaCATCGTGGAAGCGTGCGGCGCAGATCTCCTTCCTGAAGATGTCGACGCCTTGCGCTCTCTCACTCCCGCAACCTACACGGGGTTGGCGGCGGAACTCGCGAGGACGGTCGTCGACGCagtgaaggaagagagctcaaaaaaaaggcaaaagacagagactcTCTAG
- a CDS encoding Myosin, heavy polypeptide 1, skeletal muscle,adult, related gives MAKPEQDCKTAAALIRAGSLIEGVESAGKDFFVWTTQGPAVKKDPDLLFSLCRVLPGSTQQTLKLQQVEPTAEAGELTVQAKDAWQSNYGINPLTYGDIGGLPHTNEPCVLDFLAQRYQNHVIYTTAEPLIVAVNPFEDLKNAGPETIALYRDAADVDKLPPHVFYASRRAMGNLHQLKKPQTIIVSGESGAGKTETTKMLMKYLATSGGGNLDLKIQTAIMAANPVLEAFGNAKTVRNNNSSRFGRFMLLDVAREGGIQHGKVVAFLLEKSRIVSQDKDERSYHIFYQFLKGAPDHMRHRYMLQPLDKYTFINPHCLDAPGINDTEDFEQTVKSFESMNLTEAETCTIWSLVSGVLLMGNAKPTGKTEGGVENAASFVGDSEAALRNACTLLFLDYPSVLHELTVKTTYAGNNKIESRWTVPDSEMLRGSLAKGIYEQLFLWIIRKLNADIEPKGGSFDVFMGLLDIFGFEVFQNNSLEQLFINITNEVLQRNFTEIVFEKELQLYSKEGISAKKIEYTTNEKLIDTLLGKGSSVLAALEDQCISPSGTDEKFVSSLASKLSGNKSYIPSKNTKSFEFTIVHTIGKVIYNADGFSFKNKDVLRPEIIEITRASTNEVVRVLFEGIKVEKGKMAKGMLIGSQFMTQLKNLMEEFVAQFRFINLSVSNKAGVDAKTTCLELLKSTSLSADEYALGNTMVFLKPQAAKMLVRLQREALSAWEPLVGVFESVTVFRRARKSSADRAVPATRICANVRRKLLQAGVKVSA, from the exons ATGGCGAAGCCGGAGCAAGACTGCAAGACCGCAGCGGCGCTCATCCGCGCTGGCTCGTTGATCGAGGGCGTCGAATCGGCGGGCAAAGACTTCTTCGTTTGGACGACGCAAGGCCCCGCCGTAAAGAAAGATCCCGATCTCCTCTTCAGTCTGTGCCGCGTCTTGCCTGGAAGCACACAACAAACCTTGAAACTCCAGCAGGTTGAACCGACCGCCGAGGCAGGG GAACTGACGGTCCAAGCGAAAGACGCGTGGCAGTCCAACTACGGCATCAATCCTCTGACTTACGGCGACATTGGCGGACTTCCCCACACGAACGAACCGTGCGTGCTGGACTTCCTGGCGCAGCGCTACCAGAACCATGTGATCTACACGACTGCAGAGCCGCTGATCGTGGCCGTGAATCCGTTCGAGGACTTGAAAAACGCGGGACCGGAGACGATAGCCCTCTacagagacgccgccgaCGTGGACAAACTCCCGCCGCACGTGTTCTACGCGAGTCGCCGCGCCATGGGGAACCTGCATCAGCTGAAGAAGCCGCAGACGATCATTGTCAGCGGCGAGAGTGGAGctgggaagacagagacgacgaagatgCTGATGAAGTACCTCGCGaccagcggcggcggcaaCCTCGATCTGAAGATTCAGACTGCGATCATGGCGGCGAACCCCGTGCTCGAGGCGTTCGGGAACGCCAAGACGGTCCGAAACAACAACAGCAGTCGCTTCGGCAGATTCATGCTGCTCGACGTGGCGCGAGAGGGCGGCATTCAGCACGGCAaagtcgtcgccttcctcctggAGAAGAGCCGAATTGTCAGCcaagacaaagacgagcGAAGTTACCACATCTTCTACCAGTTCTTGAAGGGAGCGCCTGACCACATGCGCCACAGATACATGCTTCAGCCTCTCGACAAATACACCTTCATCAACCCTCACTGCCTCGACGCACCAG GAATCAACGACACGGAAGACTTTGAACAGACGGTCAAGTCGTTCGAGTCCATGAACTTGACGGAAGCGGAAACCTGCACGATCTGGTCCCTGGTGTCAGGCGTTCTTCTCATGGGAAATGCGAAGCCCACTG GCAAAACCGAGGGCGGTGTCGAGAACGCCGCGTCCTTCGTTGGCGACTCCGAAGCGGCTCTGCGGAACGCATGCACTttgctcttcctcgactATCCCAGCGTTCTGCACGAGCTAACAGTGAAGACAACCTACGCGG GGAACAACAAGATCGAGAGCCGATGGACAGTCCCCGATTCCGAGATGCTTCGCGGATCGCTGGCGAAGGGAATCTACGAGCAGTTATTTTTGTGGATCATTCGCAAGCTGAATGCCGACATTGAACCGAAGGGTGGATCGTTTGACGTCTTCATGG GTCTGCTAGATATCTTCGGTTTCGAAGTCTTCCAAAACAACTCTCTCGAGCAGTTGTTCATTAACATTACGAACGAAGTTCTTCAG AGAAATTTCACGGAGATTGTCTTCGAGAAGGAACTCCAGCTTTACAGCAAAGAAGGCATTTCAGCGAAGAAAATCGAGTATACCACAAACGAAAAGCTGATTGACACGCTTCTGGGTAAAG GTTCCTCTGTCTTGGCCGCTTTGGAGGATCAGTGCATTTCTCCCTCTGGAACCGACGAGAAGTTTGTCTCGAGTTTGGCCAGCAAACTTTCCGGCAACAAGTCCTATATCCCCTCGAAAAACACCAAGAGCTTCGAGTTCACCATTGTGCACACCATTGGCAAGGTCATTTACAACGCCGACGGCTTCAGCTTTAAGAACAAAGACGTCTTGCGCCCTGAAATCATCGAAATCACCAGG GCGTCGACCAACGAGGTGGTTCGCGTGTTGTTTGAGGGTATCAAAGTTGAGAAGGGGAAGATGGCGAAGGGAATGCTCATCGGGAGTCAGTTCATGACTCAGTTGAAGAACCTCATGGAG GAGTTCGTTGCTCAGTTCCGCTTCATCAACCTTAGCGTGTCCAACAAGGCTGGCGTCGATGCCAAGACCACCTGCCTCGAGCTCTTGAAGAGCACGAGTCTCTCGGCAG ATGAATACGCGCTGGGAAACACCATGGTGTTCCTGAAGCCGCAAGCTGCGAAGATGCTCGTGCGTCTCCAGCGGGAAGCGCTGTCCGCCTGGGAACCTCTCGTGGGCGTCTTCGAGAGCGTGACTGTCTTcaggcgcgcgaggaagTCGTCAGCGGACCGCGCAGTTCCGGCAACTCGAATCTGCGCGAATGTGCGCCGCAAGCTTCTCCAGGCTGGCGTCAAGGTCAGCGCGTAG